The following is a genomic window from Mya arenaria isolate MELC-2E11 chromosome 4, ASM2691426v1.
TACTGTACGACACTAAAATTGAATGTGCAAGTTTGAGTACCTCCAAatctgttttaatatgtagtcaAAAGTTATATCAGTCTTTCATCCATTAActacaatttaaagaaaatgacaaTGCATACCTTAGATCTGAGCAAAAGAGCAATAGTCTTATGGGCAGGAGCaacaataattattcaataataacaacatttcATTCGTTCAATCTCACTACCTGAAAACCCTCGCAAAACCCATCTGACCCAGCTCGCTTTAGTTCTatttaagggactagacacaagaTAAActacaatttaaagaaaatgcattcCTTCAATCTCACCCACTGACAACAAAAGAGTTACCCTCCACATTAGCGCAACAATTCAAATTATTGACAATGCATACCTTCCATCTGACCACCTAACACATCGAGCATTACTCTCACGCACAGGTCGACCCATTTCATCCTTGAGATCATTCCCTTCCTCATCTTTCAGTGTTCGCCATCTGATCGTGTTCTCCACCTGTTAATGGAACAGATGTTCATAATGAATACTATGATACTGAATATAGCTAAATTGTACGTGCAAGAAGAGCAGAAACCATCATTCTTATCGAAGCAATATTCTGCACCATAATTAAAAACTTAAGTCTTCCCTTAACAgaaacattttggaaaaatgttatttaagtgTGAAAGCAACTTTGCTAAGTACTTGATAAGTACTGGGTCGAAAAAGTGCACAAAATGTTTACTTGAGGACATAAtctattaaaaagaaatcaagGATTTAGGGCAAATTACTTTGCAACAAATGGTCCAAGACCTTATATTATTTTGCAAGGCACAATTTTACATTATCTATGAcacaagtttcaatcaattcctttCAAAGGTTTCCGAGTTAGGCTTTGGACAAAAGGGAGATCACTTCACAACAATGTGTCCAAGAGTTACAGTTCCTGCACTGTACACATCTTTACAATATTATGTctcatttttcaatgtttaaatcaattccTTCCATTATGCTTTCTATGAACTAGTTTAACGAGCTTTAAAGTACAAGGGGAGAAACTCACAGCAACAAACAAGGCCATGAGTTATACTTCTTGGCTGTGCACAACCTTGCATTGTCTTCTAtcaaatttcattcatttccTTACAGCAGTTGAAGTAATGCTTCATACAAGCTTTGTACAAAGAGAATGCAAGTACAAGGGAAGATAACTTTGCAAGTTACATTGAATTCTTTATGTAGTTTCCATTTttacgaaaatccatggaaaacagtgatataacactgctgacaaaaaattagatcggagatttttatatttaagttcaaaaatcaatttttgatgcatttttcttaaaccattagtaatggtttaagccataaaacatgaattttcgaccggaaatatgcaaatctgtgatctgattttttgttagcaatcttttatcattgatttgcagatatttacgcaaaaatttgctcattccaagacaaaaaataaaaaagttgtaaaaactgtaaatctgtgagcgtgcagacatttttgaagaaaaagaagaattaCAAGAACACTTCtatcaatgaaacaaacatgacTCCCTTAAAAAAAAAAGCGTAGACATAATTATAAAGATCACTTTGTTATCTGAATTCAATAAGGAAACAAATTCTTAGTGTGCAATTAACATGGCAGAAATGGGGAGCTAAGCCTGCCTGGTCACTTGTTGGTAGTTGTTTGGCTAAGGTGGTCAAAGTAAtaaaatagggttattagttctgcgttttgatccgggaggttgtatttgattcgagtggatttttgcagattcggatttcatgAGGCGGAAGTCGAATATGACATTCTGGATCATAATGCAGTACTAATAACActttcattatatacattactggttatcACTCAAAAgccaaatgttttcataataaatgtcattttaacaacacactattttgtttcatgacatcattttaacattacgcaacgatacttgttatgacgtgacgtcacaagggtggaatacggccgtattgcactggagtggaatacggactaccatATTTAACCATAAGTGTCATGTTAAGTCCAGAACAAGGTTGCAAGGTTGTATGATATACCTTCAATTTCATTCTTGTGCGTCCTTCCTCGTCTAAAACGTCATCTTCATCAATTTCATCTTCATATGTGGCCAAATCAAACGGTCTGAACAACATAAATCAATTTACATGTAAGTGGTtgtaacagcaacaacaatggACAACGTTTCTTTGAAGGGGAAAAGTCAACCTCGAGGCATTTTTTAGGCATCCCGACAATAATCCTTACCCATTCTAATGgcaaaattcttaataaaaaacatgCTGAATTCTCAACCTTGACAAGTTACCTAGACATTTTTCTCCTGGGTATTTTATTTCCAATCTAATGGTTTTAGCAATCATAGTTACCAAAGCTTGGTGCAAGTACATGTTCCCAAAATACCCAGAAAAAGGCCAGCCCCTATAGAGTCAGTTGAGGTTAGGAATATAAAATGAAgcatacaaacattttattctcTCTCAATCCAAGTACAAGTACCCACCTTTGTCAACTCTGAGAAAGTTTGGCAACTTCAGGAATATTAAATGTAGTATACATACAGTTAATACAAGAACCCACCACGTTTCATTCTCTTTCAGTCCATCATTCTATGTACATGTACCCACCTGGTATCAACACTGAGAAAGTTTGGCAATTTCACGTAGTGCACCGCCCTTCCCAGGTCAGTCTTTATACGCGGTATCTCCACCTCGATCCTTGTCTCCACTGGCTCCTCAGGCTCTTGTTCCTCGTCTGAACCTGCGATCACTGGACGCTAGTTGTGAATAAACATGgagattaaaaaatataacaaagctCTAAAAAGAATGTTGCTAATACCCTTGCTTCGGCCTTGTTTGAGTATTTGCCAATTCACTTCTATGTGCGACTTGAAGTGTATACTAGTAATACATATAACCCTGATATAGTGTAAAATGTATGGAGTGCAACAATCCAGCTGAGTGGGGCGAAGAGAGAGTATGAATGCTTTATGATACACACCTTCCTGTACAGCtatacatttctgttaagtttgatcaaattgaataaaatgacaGCCGAGACAGGTTACTAAAGGATGGACAGTGCGATTTCTATATGCATTCCTTAGTTGATTTCAAGGTACATTTACTGAAAAAGTTTTGCAAATGCAAAATACTGGGAAATGTATTGACTTTCAATTTCTGTCTGTACGCTTTTGTTTTCCTGTTGACACATATAAAATAAGGAAGTCATCAAAAGTAGATTACGTTCTTCACTTTCTAGATTTTTTAGGCACGCAAATTGTAAAAGCAACAGCCATATAATGAACATTAACATTATCAACTTGTCAACACCTTTAACTAGGAATTACAAACATGTGGTAAGGGTATCCGTAAGACAGAGGGAGTTTTTTAATGGGCGAAAATCCACATTAAATTAACCTCCAGTACAGACGTCGATAAAAATGGCTCCAAAAATCAAGAAATGTTTTTCAGACTGCATAAATTACATGTACCGGCCAAACCAGACTTCCTTATTCAGGATACAATTTAatgattattcattttaattaacaacAGAATTTCAACTTATAGAATGTCATGAAATTactctgtttttaaaaaacacattttcttttgaaaaatacaaaacaacacataagGGGtgcataaacattttaagtgaaaattAGATTTTGCTTTTTGAAATTTTCAGTACAAGTAAAAATTTGTGGacacaatactttttaaaaaccaGGGTCCGATTTCATCAACGTCTTTAGTCTGAGATTAAGACTCAGAAAACTGATTGCttaaatatttccaaatatctattttaaaactaattttgaGAAAAGAATGTGTGTCTGTTGTAGAGCCTTCTCTTTGTAACAGATACAGAAATATTGATCATATTTGCTTCTGTAATAGCAGTTTTCTGAGGGTAAGTCTCAAACTCTTAATGTTAATTCCGGCTTTCTCAAAAAGCtttcatgattttaaacaaaCCTAATCAattttaaagctaaaatatAGATATCTCAATATTAAACTACCTTCTGGTACACATGTAACAATCGTATACCAGTTTTCTATCCTTCCTATCTTTACACATGGACCTGTGTTATCTCAGTTTACCttcttttcatcattttcaCATAAGTTTGATTTCACATAACAGTTTGATTTCACATAACAGTTTGATTTCACATAACAGTTTCATTTCACATAACAGTTTCATAAAAGATTGAGCCCCTTTATACCTTTGTTTTCCCCTCCTCATCATCTGAACCCCTTCTCACATCGTCGTCTGAACCAGCCTTCGCCTTATCCTCCTCGTCTGAACTTATGTCGTCTGCATCTCCAAACAGCTCATCCACAGTGGCTGGAATATTGAGAGAGAAATATTCAGAAcactaataataaaatttatcatGAGCTTACCTTACTTACAATTTTAGATTCAAAGGATATGTTTCATTTCAGCTTATAGCATAAAGGTAAGATATATTGTTGTATTCAAAAACTGAGCTACCTTGTACATTTCCTGTCTCCATATCTGACAGCCCGTCATCTTCGCTATCTacaatcttcttcttcttcctgcCTATCACAGAACCATCAGAATCGGACCCACTCCCTGGATATACAGGGAGCAAAATTTAGAAGTTTATATAACAAGACAGATAATGGATTACCGTAAGTGATACAATGTATCTGTGCGAAATATTCACTTGCTTTTAAAGTAATTTCAAAggtaagtaaaataaaagtgaCATTCAAAACACAAAAGCTGAATTTAAAACTTATGGTACagtaaaaaataagatttttttctgagCCAAGAAAGATTACAAGTTTGACTTAAACGTTTtccttaaattgtattatgtaattGGCAGCATATGATAAgcaagtttaaataaaaataataaacacaagaGCTTTCAAAGAGACAGGATGCTCAACCTTTTCCGCCGCTTTTAAGTTTTaggattgcaaagttttggtgaaaccTGCATTGAACACTGTAAATTtagattacatgcaaaaccttaaccattattaagtttcaatgcaatacataaagtaGTTGCAGAGTTATTGactttatatgtatatacatgcaaaacctaaaccaaACTTTGGggtaaaatttatattatatgtatgagtaattaagaaggttggatggttggaaGTCCttttataaagtttcaatggattgaaattgaaaatcaattaagctgaggtattgacttaaataaactttttatgaagttacattcaaaacctttaccagaatttctatcaaataataaatggcCATTATTTGCACTATATGCAAAAAAACACCATTtaatctaacttggttattcaagtagattggatggtaaAGTACTGATGTATAAAGGTCCCACTGTAATACTCCAAGTAGTTGCTGATATTTTAacttatgtgtgcttacatgcaaaaccttgacaAGAATTTCAGAGTTGAATAataggcccataatttgcagaatattcaaaatagagttatctaacttcattaattgagtaggttgtaTAGTTTGGAACACActtctaaagtttcaatgcaatacatgaaatatttgctGAGAAAATGACTTGAAGgcgcttacatgcaaaaccttaaccaaggtgtgacgccgatgCTAGGTTgggtagtatagctctccttatttcTTATacagtcgagctaaaaatcagtAATTAACTCTTACCTTTGGTAGGACTTCTTGATCCACTCCTGAAAgtatttccaaaacaaaaacaatcaagaaTAAGGTTGGAAAGTTgagaaaaatcattgatataatgtttcaaataaatttacattttcaatgaaagATCTGTACTCAGTCAAGCCTCACATGTATAACCCTTTACAATAATAAAGGATGATGTGTGAAATTAACTTTAAGTAATGCATCAATCATTCTCGAACTTTAAATCTCTTCGGAGTATTGCTATTTTACacacattattttaagaaaaaatatcacaaaatagtaaaataaatcagttttatttattctattatgttgtttaaaaacaaatcctgtatatttgtttaagataACTACCTGCTTCTGCTCCTATGGCTATGTGCGGGACTGCCTGACCTACTTCTGTCTCTTGCTGGTGACCCGGACCCGCTTTTTGCACTTCTGGCAGGGCTTGCAGACCCCTCTCTGCTCCCTGCAGGAGACCCCGACCTACTTCTGACTGGAGAGCCTGACCTGATATTGATACAAATCTGGTATGTATTATTATGTCAaaagattttaaacatttagcaTGTTTAGTgaaaaatgcattggacatttTGGAGattctcaatttttttttaattctttccTGCAGATAAAAAATACGgataataaatacttttgaaCTTTAAACAACAATCAGTTTTTGTTCCTTTTTGCTATACAGAGAGCTAGGTAACTATCTcatgatattctttttatcTGTCTTCCCTGCGTACTGACCTACTCCTTATAGGACTTCCAGAACCACTGCGGCCACTACGGGCAGGACTAGCAGACCCGGGTGGGCTTCCAGAACCACTTCGTTGTGGACTGCCCGAACCGCTTCTGTAACTTCTAGCCGGGCTGGCAGAGCCCGCCCTTGATCCCGGAGGGCTTCCTGACCCACTATGAGCACTCCTTGCTGGGCTTCCTGACCCGCTCCGATGACTTCTTGCTGGGCTACCAGAACCACTTCTGTTACTGCGAGTAGGGCTCACTGAACCTGCCGGACTTCCTGCAGGACTTGACCCTCTACTGCCAGCTGGGCTTGGTGAGCCTCTGCTACTGTGGGCAGGCGAATGGGCAGAGTGTTCACTCCCTGGTGACCCCAACCTAGCTGGACTGGCAGAACCTTCCCTGTACAAAGAGGATGTAGTTATAGACAATTGCAAGAGTTACAATTATTACTGCTGCTTTACAATTTAACTGTACACCAACTATTTGTTGACTTCTAACAGGAGtgtatactttttaatttgtacTGAACCTTGAATGTGATCTGGATCTATCACTGTGGTTTGGACTGGGAGATCGACTGTTCACTGGTGATCCTGAAGCATTGCTGTGAGCCGGTGAGCCCGTTTCCATTGGGCTGCCTTCCCTACTTGCTGGACTACCTGACCTACTTCTCTGCACTGGGCTTCCGCCTAAgtaaaacgtaaaaaaaatggtttagaTAGCGTAAATTTCTAACTGTTGACAGTTATATATAGCTTGTTTTTGTCCGGAAAAAAGATAACCGAAATGCTGTTAGAatcatttcaataattaatCATTAAAAAGGAGCTTTCGACAATAATCTTCACCAGAAAACCAAACATTGATACAACACGATTATAGACATGGTAAATATAAACTTATACCTCCACTTTCTGCATCGCTATCgccaaacaaactttttttcgTTCCTTCTTCCGCCATGTTTGGCGTTGGTAGCagtcaacaattattattattactattatggGTGACCTCGTAGCAGTTACCTCGCCTGCATGGATTTTACTTGAAATGCAATTTATCAATGATTTAATTACCCTAATTGGACTTATAGAGGTTAATG
Proteins encoded in this region:
- the LOC128231477 gene encoding RNA polymerase-associated protein LEO1-like, whose translation is MAEEGTKKSLFGDSDAESGGGSPVQRSRSGSPASREGSPMETGSPAHSNASGSPVNSRSPSPNHSDRSRSHSREGSASPARLGSPGSEHSAHSPAHSSRGSPSPAGSRGSSPAGSPAGSVSPTRSNRSGSGSPARSHRSGSGSPARSAHSGSGSPPGSRAGSASPARSYRSGSGSPQRSGSGSPPGSASPARSGRSGSGSPIRSRSGSPVRSRSGSPAGSREGSASPARSAKSGSGSPARDRSRSGSPAHSHRSRSRSGSRSPTKGSGSDSDGSVIGRKKKKIVDSEDDGLSDMETGNVQATVDELFGDADDISSDEEDKAKAGSDDDVRRGSDDEEGKTKRPVIAGSDEEQEPEEPVETRIEVEIPRIKTDLGRAVHYVKLPNFLSVDTRPFDLATYEDEIDEDDVLDEEGRTRMKLKVENTIRWRTLKDEEGNDLKDEMGRPVRESNARCVRWSDGSMSLHLGDEIFDIHTMPIQGDFNHLFVRQGTGLQGQSIFKTKLSFRPHSTESFTHRKMTLSLADRSTKKQKVKILPISGHDPESQRSEMIKKEEERLRASMKRESQKRRVRERAHGKGLSGGYLEGYEDDEDEEGISISAIKNKYKPGRRGGGKERPNIYSSDSEEGGFDSDKEDLGAKRLMKAKKVISDDEDSDADTGPKKKRARMVESSDEEAGGAGSDHGSGKEMDTGGGASPAKGAVSDSD